TTCTTCTCGGAATGCGTCTCGCCTCTACCCCGGGAAGCCGGCAGGAATGCCTCGCGCCTCTTGTTGATGAATTGCTTGCATTGAGGGCTTTCTTCAAGCAAAATAATAAATGGCACGAAGCGGATGCGATCCGCGGCTGCCTGAAGCGGTCAAAGATTGAAGTCGATGATACCCGGGACGGGTACCATTGGCGTTTGGTTTCGTGAGCTGCCGAGAGTGCACGAGAAATGGTGTCTCCGAGGTGAACAGGCATGTCAGAAAGTGGTTTAAAACTCATGAGGGCAGGGATCGGCGGGACGGTAACCGTCAGACCGCTTCATGATCTGGATCTCTACTGGCGGGCTTCCGTGAGTCCGCTGAAGTGGGGTTGTCTCTTCATGCTTCCCCCGTGGCTTCGTGTCTGGTCGTCGCACTTCGGGCAGGGGTCGAAGACGCGCCTCTACGTCGTGACGGAGCGGGACCTGCTCCTCGGTGCGGCGCCACTCTTAATCAGCGGAGAGACGGCTCATCTCATCGGTGACAGCGACCTGATCGACTATAGCGACTTCATCGTCACGCCCTCGCGGGAGCGAGAATTCTTCTTGACCCTTTCGGATCGCCTGAAGCGGGAGGGCATCAGCCGTCTCGACATGGGTCGCGTCCGATCCGATTCGGCGGCATTCTCCTGTGTCAAGGCATGCTCTACCGTGCTTGACGACACTGTATCCTGTGAGCCCGTGGACGAGCTCTTCGAGATGGATTTGCCGGAAACCTGGGACGGGTACCTCGGCCTGTTGTCGGGAAGGGAGCGGCACGAGACGCGCCGAAAGCTCCGCCGTCTTGAAAGTGCGGGAGATATCGCGGTGCGAGTCATCGAAGAGAAGCAAGAGGTTGCAGCTGCGATGGACGCCTTCATGGCACTCTTCCGGGCCAATGCGAGCGAAAAGGTGCGGTTCATGACCGTTGCGGTCGAGTCGTTCTTCAGGTCTCTTGCAGCGGCGATGGCCGAAGCGGGACTCTTAAAGCTCTTTTTTCTCGATCTGAACGGTATGCCGGTTGCGGCGACGATGTGTTTCGACTACGACTCGACGATCTATCTCTATAACAGCGGCTACGACGGGGAATTTAGCCAGCTGAGCGCCGGACTGCTCGGCATCGTCTTCAGCATACGGGAAAGCATCGCGCGCGGCAGGCAGAAGTTTAATTTCCTCCGGGGCAGCGAGCCATACAAGAGACGCCTCGGCGGCCTTCCGGCGAAGCTCCATCACTGCGAGGTCGTCCTGAAATGATTTCATCTCCGGTTATCGATTCCCGCAGCGTCTTGAACGGAGTCCGGGCGGCGTCAAACGGACGGCAGCTGCGAATCGCGATGCTCAGCATCCATTCCAATCCCCTCGGTGAACTCGGGACCGAGGACACGGGAGGCATGAGTGTGTACGTGCGTGAACTTTCGCGCGAACTCGGCATTGCGGGGCACAATGTCGATATTTTCACCTGCGCCGACAATGGGAGGCTGGATTCTGAGGCGTTTTTATCCGAACGGGTCCGACTCATCCATCTGCGAGTCGGAAACAACGGGAGGGTCGCGAAGAACAGACTCTTCGGATATCTGCCGGAGGTCTTCCTGTCTCTTGAAAAGTATGTGTCCGCCAACCGGCTTTCCTATGATCTCGTCCACAGCCACTATTGGCTGTCCGGCGCCGTGGGGCGACGGGTACAGGAGCGGTGGTATGTGCCTCACGTAGTGATGTTTCATACAACGGGCATCGCGAAGCGAGTCGCCTGCGGCCAGGAGAGGGAGCCGGCCCTCCGTCTGATCAACGAGAAGAGACTGGCCCACTCGAGCAACCGGATCCTTGCTGCGACCGAGAGGGAAAGGAACCTACTTGTGCGATACTACGGTGTAACGGGGGAGAAAATCGGGATTGTACCCTGCGGGGTGAACCTGGAACGGTTCCAGCCCGTTTCGCAAAGACTTGCCCGAAAAGAGCTCGGGCTGGAGGATTCCCGGTTCATTGTTCTCTACGTCGGGAGGTTCGCCCCCGTCAAGGGACTCGACAGGCTCATGGCCGCAGCGGCGCATCTCCGCGCACTCCCGGGCGTCACGTTCCTTGTAGTCGGCGGTGACGGACAGGAGGAGGATTCGACGGTCGCACTGAGACGGTTCGCCCAAAAGGCCTCGGTTGAAGGCATGGTGAGATTTCAGGGAAGGATCGAACATGATCTTCTCCCCTTGTATTACAGCGCGGCAGACGTCCTTGTCGTGCCGTCTTACTATGAGAGTTTCGGCCTCGTAGCCCTCGAATCGCTTGCCTGCGGCACGCCCGTCATCTCCGCGCGAGTGGGAGCCATGGAAACGTTGATCGCAAGCGGCGGGACAGGACTCCTCGTCGACACGCCGAGTCCCCGTTCGTTTGCATCGGCCATCGAGCAGCTTTTGAGCGATTCAATGAACGGCGGTATGTCCCGCGAGAGGATACGCGCTTCCGTTCTCGGCTATGGCTGGGCGAATGTCGCCTCGGCCGTCGCGCGAGAGTATGGGGCCTTTTCTCCGCCTTGCGTGCGCGGGGAATACGGACCCGCGATGCAATGAGGTCGCCCATGGCAGCCCCCGCTGATATACTCGTTGTTGCGGCGCATCCCGATGATGCCGAATTCGGAGCCTCGGGAACGGTGGCCCGCTGGATCAGGGAAAAGAAGGAGGTCGTCTATGTTGTCTGCACGAGCGGCGAGAAGGGAACGGCGGACAGGACGATGAATCCGGTCAGGCTGGCCACGATAAGGGAAAGCGAGCAGGAGGCAGCGGCGAAGGTCCTCGGCGTCCGGGAGGTCGTCTTCCTCAGGCTTCCCGACCAGGGGCTGGAAGACACCCCCGAATTCAGGAAGATGATCGTCCGGCAAATCCGGACGTATCGGCCGGCCACGGTCGTGACCTCAGATCCCTACCGCCGCTACGTCTGGCACCGGGACCATAGGATTGTCGGACAGGTCACGCTCGATGCTGTATTCCCCTTTGCCCGGGACCACCTCGCGTATCCCGACTTTCTGGAAGAAGGGCTCGAACCTCACAAGGTC
This is a stretch of genomic DNA from Thermodesulfovibrionales bacterium. It encodes these proteins:
- a CDS encoding PIG-L deacetylase family protein, with the translated sequence MAAPADILVVAAHPDDAEFGASGTVARWIREKKEVVYVVCTSGEKGTADRTMNPVRLATIRESEQEAAAKVLGVREVVFLRLPDQGLEDTPEFRKMIVRQIRTYRPATVVTSDPYRRYVWHRDHRIVGQVTLDAVFPFARDHLAYPDFLEEGLEPHKVREMFFFGSDDVNYRSDITETFDLKVAALRCHKSQVKELGVSDLETWLRGWSCSMAEGTECELAETFHRVEIK
- a CDS encoding glycosyltransferase, with amino-acid sequence MISSPVIDSRSVLNGVRAASNGRQLRIAMLSIHSNPLGELGTEDTGGMSVYVRELSRELGIAGHNVDIFTCADNGRLDSEAFLSERVRLIHLRVGNNGRVAKNRLFGYLPEVFLSLEKYVSANRLSYDLVHSHYWLSGAVGRRVQERWYVPHVVMFHTTGIAKRVACGQEREPALRLINEKRLAHSSNRILAATERERNLLVRYYGVTGEKIGIVPCGVNLERFQPVSQRLARKELGLEDSRFIVLYVGRFAPVKGLDRLMAAAAHLRALPGVTFLVVGGDGQEEDSTVALRRFAQKASVEGMVRFQGRIEHDLLPLYYSAADVLVVPSYYESFGLVALESLACGTPVISARVGAMETLIASGGTGLLVDTPSPRSFASAIEQLLSDSMNGGMSRERIRASVLGYGWANVASAVAREYGAFSPPCVRGEYGPAMQ
- a CDS encoding GNAT family N-acetyltransferase — encoded protein: MSESGLKLMRAGIGGTVTVRPLHDLDLYWRASVSPLKWGCLFMLPPWLRVWSSHFGQGSKTRLYVVTERDLLLGAAPLLISGETAHLIGDSDLIDYSDFIVTPSREREFFLTLSDRLKREGISRLDMGRVRSDSAAFSCVKACSTVLDDTVSCEPVDELFEMDLPETWDGYLGLLSGRERHETRRKLRRLESAGDIAVRVIEEKQEVAAAMDAFMALFRANASEKVRFMTVAVESFFRSLAAAMAEAGLLKLFFLDLNGMPVAATMCFDYDSTIYLYNSGYDGEFSQLSAGLLGIVFSIRESIARGRQKFNFLRGSEPYKRRLGGLPAKLHHCEVVLK